A section of the Metabacillus endolithicus genome encodes:
- a CDS encoding anthrax toxin lethal factor-related metalloendopeptidase — protein sequence MKKTLFILLLSLICIPFYHLAKAFPEGVQLSSYKFETNKLSLSKPIVSELVYLPPKGFSENDAMKMIENIQKVDENILLLAAEESIQIKLFTGSLTSQNGLDRLKDLKPRGYETNDPNWELVPGMSDNRVVYAKIGHSEFGKGHGSVSLELHEFAHAIDRYVFQYVRKNPLFLNIWKQEVDSLFPLQSYFIQFPEEYFAETFAMYYYNNQTKLTLQEKAPLTFTFIRSLETQAAEIRKNIYVNSQY from the coding sequence ATGAAAAAGACATTATTTATTCTTTTACTCTCTCTTATTTGTATTCCATTTTATCATCTTGCAAAAGCCTTTCCTGAAGGTGTTCAGCTATCTTCATATAAGTTTGAGACTAATAAATTATCTTTATCTAAACCAATAGTTAGTGAATTGGTTTATTTACCTCCTAAAGGCTTTTCAGAAAATGATGCAATGAAGATGATAGAAAATATACAAAAAGTAGATGAAAACATTTTATTATTAGCAGCAGAGGAAAGTATTCAAATTAAACTATTTACCGGTTCTTTAACTAGTCAAAATGGTTTAGATAGATTAAAAGACTTGAAACCACGTGGATATGAAACAAATGATCCAAATTGGGAGTTAGTTCCGGGGATGAGTGATAATAGAGTCGTTTATGCAAAAATCGGGCATAGCGAATTTGGAAAAGGACATGGATCTGTGTCACTCGAGCTTCATGAATTTGCTCATGCTATTGATCGTTATGTTTTCCAGTACGTTCGAAAAAATCCACTCTTTTTAAATATCTGGAAACAAGAAGTTGACTCTCTGTTTCCGTTACAATCATATTTTATCCAATTCCCTGAAGAATATTTTGCTGAAACATTTGCCATGTATTATTACAATAATCAAACGAAATTAACTCTACAAGAAAAAGCTCCATTAACTTTTACATTTATTCGTTCACTAGAAACACAAGCAGCAGAGATACGCAAAAATATTTATGTGAATTCTCAATATTAA
- a CDS encoding thymidylate synthase, producing MKQYLELCQHVLANGVIKEDRTGTGTISTFGYQMRFNLQEGFPLITTKKLHTKSIIHELLWFLKGDTNVKYLQDNGVKIWNEWADEDGELGPVYGHQWRAWPARDGSTIDQITNVVEQIKNNPDSRRLIVSAWNVADVDSMALPPCHCFFQFYVADGKLSCQLYQRSADVFLGVPFNIASYALLVHMIAQATNLEVGEFVHTFGDVHIYSNHVEQVKEQLQRDPRPLPTLVVNKDVKSIFDFSFEDFSFENYNPHPHIKGAVSV from the coding sequence ATGAAACAATATTTGGAATTATGTCAACATGTACTTGCAAATGGAGTGATAAAAGAAGACCGAACAGGTACGGGGACAATAAGTACATTTGGTTATCAAATGAGGTTCAACCTTCAAGAAGGATTTCCGTTAATTACGACAAAAAAATTACACACGAAATCAATTATTCATGAACTTTTATGGTTTCTTAAAGGTGATACAAATGTAAAGTATCTTCAAGATAATGGTGTGAAAATTTGGAATGAATGGGCAGATGAAGATGGAGAACTGGGTCCAGTATACGGACATCAGTGGAGAGCATGGCCTGCAAGAGATGGTTCTACTATTGATCAAATTACGAATGTTGTCGAGCAAATTAAGAACAACCCAGATTCCAGAAGATTAATTGTTTCAGCCTGGAATGTTGCTGATGTTGATTCTATGGCACTACCACCTTGTCATTGCTTTTTTCAATTTTATGTAGCAGATGGGAAGCTTTCATGTCAGTTATATCAACGTTCTGCTGACGTTTTCTTAGGTGTGCCATTTAATATTGCATCATATGCTTTACTTGTTCATATGATCGCACAAGCAACTAACTTAGAGGTAGGGGAGTTTGTTCACACTTTTGGAGATGTTCACATCTACTCAAATCATGTTGAACAAGTAAAAGAACAATTACAACGAGATCCTAGGCCATTACCAACTTTAGTGGTGAACAAAGATGTTAAATCTATTTTTGATTTCTCTTTTGAGGACTTCAGTTTCGAAAACTACAATCCTCATCCACATATTAAAGGAGCTGTTAGTGTTTGA
- a CDS encoding dihydrofolate reductase, whose translation MISLLVAMDTNRLIGKDNQLPWHLPQDLAYFKKTTMNHKIVMGRKTFESIGRPLPGRENIIVTRDQNYSQEGCLVLNSLEDIVELSEQSDEEIFVIGGAEIFQQILPCSDRLYITHIYHEFEGDTYFPRTNEEEWDMVKCDKGMKDEKNPYDYEFVVYEKKASFR comes from the coding sequence TTGATTTCTTTACTAGTTGCAATGGATACTAATCGCCTTATTGGAAAAGATAATCAACTTCCATGGCACCTCCCACAAGATCTGGCTTATTTTAAAAAAACAACGATGAACCATAAAATTGTAATGGGAAGAAAAACCTTTGAATCTATCGGCAGACCGCTTCCTGGTCGAGAAAATATAATTGTTACTAGAGATCAAAATTATTCCCAAGAAGGTTGTTTAGTCCTGAATTCTTTAGAAGATATAGTGGAACTATCTGAGCAATCTGATGAAGAAATCTTTGTCATAGGAGGAGCGGAGATATTTCAGCAAATCTTACCTTGCAGTGACCGCCTTTATATTACACATATTTATCATGAGTTTGAGGGAGATACATATTTTCCTAGAACAAATGAAGAAGAGTGGGATATGGTGAAATGTGATAAAGGAATGAAGGATGAAAAAAATCCTTATGATTATGAGTTTGTTGTATATGAGAAAAAAGCATCATTTCGTTGA